One window of Drosophila busckii strain San Diego stock center, stock number 13000-0081.31 chromosome 3L, ASM1175060v1, whole genome shotgun sequence genomic DNA carries:
- the LOC108598308 gene encoding protein-cysteine N-palmitoyltransferase Rasp: MEMSTTAATWTRGCYMLYFPSLTSGPIISYERYSARRESKGWLCLLQSLLRCVFWWMVVQFVFHYIYIYQMTQDVEVVSWMSSPLWCYTIAYFLGKFFNIFYMIIYGMGKAFAEHDGIPAPPNPRCIGRIHFYSNMWKHFDSGLYEFLFKHIYKEVCNKDSSILVKVWGTTLTFAFVYVWHGSYVNVFIWSALNCLCILAEKFYKIMISTAAYQQWMHRHLGIGGTQRFNALLATQIFIPAAFSNMYFIASPELADVLLRCAYLNGVGNYLALTFSIYCFFQCSVIVEESMKHPQLKDKRT; encoded by the exons ATGGAAATGTccacaactgcagcaacatgGACACGTGGCT GTTACATGCTGTATTTTCCCAGCCTGACGTCAGGACCAATTATAAGCTATGAACGCTATTCGGCCAGGCGGGAATCAAAGGGATGGCTTTGTTTACTCCAGTCGCTGCTGCGTTGTGTTTTCTGGTGGATGGTTGTCCAGTTTGTTTTCCACTACATCTACATATATCAAATGACGCAAGATGTGGAGGTGGTCAGCTGGATGTCTTCGCCCTTGTGGTGTTATACGATTGCCTATTTTTTGGGCAAGTTTTTCAATATCTTTTATATGATCATCTATGGCATGGGTAAAGCCTTTGCCGAACACGATGGTATTCCGGCGCCTCCAAACCCACGCTGCATTGGACGTATACACTTCTATTCGAACATGTGGAAGCACTTTGACTCCGGACTCTACGAGTTTCTCTTTAAGCACATCTATAAAGAGGTGTGCAACAAGGATTCCTCAATCTTGGTCAAAGTTTGGGGCACTACGCTCACATTTGCATTCGTGTATGTCTGGCACGGCAGCTATGTTAACGTCTTTATATGGAGTGCACTCAATTGCCTCTGCATATTAGCGGAAAAGTTCTACAAGATTATGATCTCTACAGCCGCCTACCAGCAGTGGATGCATAGGCATCTGGGAATTGGCGGCACACAGCGGTTCAATGCGTTGCTAGCTACACAAATCTTTATACCGGCTGCCTTTTCCAATATGTACTTTATTGCCAGTCCTGAGCTTGCCGATGTGCTTTTGCGCTGTGCTTACTTAAATGGTGTGGGAAACTATTTGGCGCTGACTTTTTCCATTTATTGCTTCTTTCAATGCTCTGTTATTGTGGAAGAGAGCATGAAACATCCTCAACTAAAGGACAAACGGACTTGA